A part of Hydrogenobacter sp. T-8 genomic DNA contains:
- a CDS encoding c-type cytochrome produces the protein MQAFAQQKGCFACHDINNKKVGPAFKEVAKRFAGQPNIEEELAKRIKNGGVGTWGQVPMPPQNVTEQEAKDLAKWVLSLK, from the coding sequence ATGCAGGCTTTTGCCCAGCAGAAGGGCTGTTTTGCATGCCATGACATAAACAACAAGAAGGTGGGACCTGCCTTTAAGGAGGTTGCAAAAAGGTTTGCGGGACAGCCTAATATAGAAGAAGAGCTCGCTAAGAGGATAAAGAACGGTGGTGTGGGAACATGGGGTCAGGTGCCTATGCCTCCTCAGAATGTTACAGAGCAAGAAGCTAAGGACTTGGCTAAGTGGGTGCTTAGCTTGAAGTGA
- the fabZ gene encoding 3-hydroxyacyl-ACP dehydratase FabZ gives MNTREIMEILPHRYPILLVDRIVEMEVGKRIVGIKNVSVNEPVFQGHFPNFPLMPGVYILEAMAQVGGILMIKSLGLEIGKYAIVFAGIDEARFKRPVYPGDQLLLELEVISLKKSLSKMKGTAKVGSEVVATAVLYAAARELHELKR, from the coding sequence CTGAACACGAGAGAAATAATGGAAATCTTACCGCACAGATACCCTATACTCCTTGTGGATAGGATTGTTGAGATGGAGGTGGGCAAGAGAATAGTGGGGATCAAAAATGTGTCTGTGAATGAGCCTGTGTTTCAGGGACACTTTCCTAACTTTCCTCTCATGCCGGGTGTTTATATTCTTGAAGCCATGGCACAGGTGGGTGGTATTCTTATGATAAAATCCCTTGGACTTGAAATAGGAAAGTATGCCATAGTGTTTGCAGGTATAGATGAAGCAAGGTTCAAGAGACCGGTTTATCCTGGTGACCAGCTCCTGCTGGAGCTTGAGGTTATATCCCTAAAGAAAAGCCTATCTAAAATGAAAGGCACCGCAAAGGTAGGCTCTGAAGTGGTGGCCACCGCAGTGCTTTACGCAGCGGCGCGTGAGCTCCATGAACTAAAGCGTTAA
- the thrC gene encoding threonine synthase — protein sequence MASVLGLKCRECGREYSLEPIHVCEYCFGPLEVVYDYDEIKKKVSREKIQEGPKSLWRYIDLLPVEEPRVGLNAGFTPLKKAENLGKMLGLENLYIKDDSVNHPTLSFKDRVVSVAISKAIEFGFDTAACASTGNLANSVASHSAQAGLNCFVFIPANLESQKIYGSLVFAPTVVAVEGTYDDVNRLCSEIANELQWAFVNINIRPFYAEGSKTLAFEVVEQLGWRAPDAVVAPAASGSLITKIWKGLKELVRVGLIEEMNTRVYGAQAEGCSPIAQAWKEGRDFIKPVRPNTIAKSIAIGNPADGIYALQVTKESRGDWETATDEEIIEGIKLLAETEGIFTETAGGTTIAVLKKLAQKGAFRRDEVVVAYITGNGYKTMEVLDNHLKETIHIKPSLADFKEKILARV from the coding sequence ATGGCAAGTGTGCTTGGACTAAAGTGCAGAGAATGCGGAAGGGAGTACAGCTTAGAACCCATTCATGTGTGTGAGTATTGCTTTGGTCCCCTTGAGGTGGTTTATGACTACGATGAGATAAAGAAAAAGGTCAGCAGGGAAAAGATACAGGAGGGTCCAAAAAGCCTATGGAGGTACATTGACCTTCTGCCGGTAGAAGAGCCAAGGGTTGGTCTAAATGCAGGTTTTACGCCTCTCAAAAAGGCTGAAAACCTTGGTAAGATGCTTGGGCTTGAAAACCTCTACATAAAGGACGATTCTGTGAACCATCCCACGCTCTCTTTCAAAGACAGAGTGGTCTCCGTTGCCATATCAAAGGCAATAGAGTTTGGTTTTGACACCGCTGCGTGTGCTTCTACAGGAAACCTTGCAAACTCTGTGGCAAGCCACTCCGCTCAAGCTGGTCTTAATTGTTTTGTTTTCATACCTGCCAACCTTGAGTCCCAGAAGATATACGGAAGTCTTGTTTTTGCTCCCACGGTGGTGGCAGTGGAGGGCACGTATGACGACGTAAACAGACTTTGCTCTGAAATTGCCAATGAGCTCCAATGGGCTTTTGTAAACATAAACATAAGACCCTTTTACGCGGAGGGTTCAAAAACCCTTGCCTTTGAGGTTGTAGAACAGCTTGGATGGAGAGCTCCAGACGCAGTGGTAGCCCCAGCAGCTTCTGGGTCCCTAATTACCAAGATATGGAAGGGTCTAAAAGAGCTCGTAAGGGTTGGTCTGATAGAGGAGATGAATACAAGGGTTTACGGTGCACAAGCGGAAGGGTGCTCTCCAATAGCTCAAGCGTGGAAAGAAGGAAGAGACTTTATAAAGCCTGTAAGACCCAATACCATAGCCAAGTCCATAGCCATAGGAAATCCAGCGGACGGCATATACGCCCTGCAGGTTACCAAGGAAAGCAGAGGAGACTGGGAAACTGCTACCGATGAGGAGATAATAGAAGGCATTAAGCTCCTTGCGGAGACAGAAGGTATATTCACAGAAACCGCAGGCGGGACAACCATAGCGGTCCTTAAGAAACTGGCACAAAAGGGTGCTTTTAGAAGGGACGAGGTGGTAGTAGCCTACATAACAGGCAATGGCTACAAGACTATGGAAGTCCTTGACAATCATCTAAAAGAGACTATACATATAAAACCAAGCCTTGCGGACTTTAAGGAGAAAATACTGGCTCGTGTTTAA
- the atpE gene encoding ATP synthase F0 subunit C: MKIKIMTALTLLAPALAIAAEPGQGETLKQGLMFLGAGLAIGLAALGTGVGMGHAIRGTQEGVARNPTVGGRLQTIMFIGLAFIETLALYALLIAIILLFVK, translated from the coding sequence ATGAAAATCAAAATCATGACAGCTCTGACACTGCTTGCCCCTGCTCTGGCTATAGCAGCAGAGCCCGGACAGGGGGAGACACTAAAGCAGGGGCTTATGTTCCTTGGTGCAGGTCTTGCCATAGGTCTCGCAGCTTTGGGAACTGGCGTTGGTATGGGACACGCTATAAGAGGCACTCAGGAAGGGGTGGCAAGGAATCCTACCGTTGGAGGTAGGCTCCAAACCATAATGTTCATAGGCCTTGCCTTTATAGAAACCCTCGCTCTCTACGCCCTACTTATAGCTATAATACTACTCTTTGTGAAGTGA
- a CDS encoding TlpA family protein disulfide reductase, which translates to MPKIQVRTLEGKEVYLSDYKGQKILIYVWSRTCVGHSEHLRKLNDLQEKKKDHLIISYAVAMEPEDVIKSYQELDIKPRFLTLVDTEVRFNDYFPITFLPSTYIFDEKGRFVSSHPGLYIP; encoded by the coding sequence TTGCCTAAAATACAGGTAAGGACTCTTGAAGGTAAGGAGGTGTATCTCTCGGACTACAAAGGGCAAAAAATCCTCATTTACGTGTGGAGTAGAACTTGTGTGGGACACAGCGAGCATCTAAGGAAGTTAAACGACCTACAAGAAAAGAAGAAAGACCACCTTATCATCTCCTATGCGGTGGCTATGGAGCCTGAGGATGTAATAAAAAGCTATCAAGAGTTAGATATAAAACCCAGATTTCTCACTCTCGTGGATACAGAGGTAAGGTTTAACGATTATTTTCCCATTACCTTTCTGCCGTCCACTTACATATTTGACGAGAAGGGTAGGTTCGTAAGTAGCCATCCCGGTCTATATATCCCATAA
- a CDS encoding PD-(D/E)XK nuclease family protein, whose product MAKRVFVEKAKRFLRKVLQEPELREYVVKELSTYFADREKTEDNIEKLYRQLVKIGDELVRLREEQERRWQEQSALWQEQNKRWEEQNRRWEEQNRRWEEQERRWEEQNKRWEEQNRRWEEQRKLWEEQNRRWEEQQRRWEEQQKINRELMEEIKKLHRKYDTGIGALGARWGLRAESSFREAIKGILEEDFPVKVERYLAYDQEGEVFGRPDQVELDLIIRDGKTLIAEIKSSISKPDVFVLKRKVEFYKKREGKEVDRVLIISPMVDSKAMNLAKEYGFEVYSYPEDVEGLNEEH is encoded by the coding sequence ATGGCAAAAAGAGTTTTTGTAGAGAAGGCGAAAAGGTTTTTGAGAAAGGTTTTGCAAGAACCCGAGCTCAGAGAATACGTAGTTAAGGAGCTTTCCACTTACTTTGCGGACAGGGAAAAAACAGAAGACAATATAGAGAAGCTATACAGACAATTGGTAAAAATAGGCGATGAGCTTGTGAGACTCAGAGAAGAGCAGGAAAGAAGATGGCAAGAACAAAGCGCTCTCTGGCAAGAACAGAACAAGAGATGGGAAGAGCAAAATAGAAGATGGGAAGAGCAGAACAGAAGATGGGAAGAGCAAGAAAGAAGATGGGAAGAGCAGAATAAAAGATGGGAAGAACAAAATAGAAGATGGGAGGAGCAAAGGAAACTATGGGAAGAACAAAACAGAAGATGGGAAGAGCAACAAAGAAGATGGGAAGAGCAACAGAAAATAAACAGAGAGCTAATGGAAGAGATTAAGAAACTCCATAGGAAATACGACACAGGCATAGGAGCATTGGGTGCAAGGTGGGGTCTAAGAGCGGAAAGCTCCTTTAGAGAGGCTATAAAAGGCATACTTGAAGAAGACTTTCCTGTGAAGGTGGAAAGGTATTTAGCTTACGACCAAGAGGGAGAAGTCTTTGGAAGACCAGACCAAGTGGAGCTTGACCTGATAATAAGGGATGGTAAAACCCTTATTGCGGAGATAAAGTCTTCAATTAGTAAGCCTGATGTGTTTGTTTTGAAAAGAAAAGTGGAGTTTTACAAAAAGAGAGAAGGCAAAGAGGTAGATAGGGTCTTGATTATATCCCCTATGGTGGACTCAAAGGCGATGAACCTTGCAAAGGAGTATGGCTTTGAGGTTTATTCCTACCCAGAAGATGTGGAGGGTCTAAATGAGGAACATTGA
- a CDS encoding valine--tRNA ligase has product MKDIGQYNHKAIESNHSKRWIEKALYSVENPSFQNRFSVVIPPPNVTGSLHMGHALNATLQDIVCRWQRMLGKDVVWVPGFDHAGIATQYVVDKRLQEEGLSRLELGREEFLKKVWEWVPISRNAIRQQLEKLGVSVDWKRERFTLDEGFSRAVRHAFRRLYEEGLIYRAEYMVSWCPKDLTALSDLEVEHEEEEGKLYYIRYPLEDGSGYITVATTRPETMLGDTAVAVHPQDERYKNLVGKKVRLPLVDWKRIAMDGSEVENLIPIIADERVKPEFGTGAVKITPAHDPLDFEIGKSHGLAFVQVMDQFANMNQNAGKFAGLDRYSARKRIVEELEELGLLEKVENHRHAVGKCYRCKTVLEPMVSTQWFLKVSDPRIKERATQVVKEGLIKFVPENWKKIYLQWMENLKDWCISRQIWWGHRIPVWYCEDCGHENVFTDEDFDRVYDKLIFNLIADRKIKEEFTPEEVASILHSPSFVHPELTVLDFYKKFAFHKYHSTEVDANSLRLFFTQDLNPMAILTEKKSRYRYDSKKKTYRFVLRCKKCGSENLRQETDVLDTWFSSALWPFGVFGWPEETQDLKGLYPTDLLVTGFDIIFFWVARMVMMGTYFMEDIPFRDVYIHALIRDEKGQKMSKTKGNVIDPLDIVEKYGADALRFTLAILTQQGRDIRLSEKRFEGYKHFANKLWNAGRFILMNLEPDLLTKLPYCAPPRVEDLWIITKLNRTIEKVNKALSEYEFSEAAKELYEFIWSEFCDWYIEFSKLRLYAKPEENVSEEERKAQEEAINREKITVQATLLNVFEKTLRLLHPFMPFITEELWLELPTAHRESISLADYPQHNPSEVYEEAEKKVERLKEIISAIRSLRSDLRIEPSRKIRLYYKAGESKGLVQEFMPHILSLARLESFQEVQTEPPNCVAGFSRDFEFYLPVEEGIKVQELLNSYSKRLSEIEKSLQGFQQKLSNENFLRRAPEEEINKAKEFLEELREEKQKVESLLSFLRRLV; this is encoded by the coding sequence ATGAAGGACATAGGACAATACAACCATAAGGCAATAGAGTCCAATCACTCAAAGAGGTGGATAGAGAAGGCTCTTTATTCTGTAGAAAACCCTTCTTTTCAAAATAGGTTTTCTGTAGTTATACCTCCACCTAATGTGACAGGTTCTTTGCATATGGGACATGCCTTAAATGCCACTTTGCAGGATATAGTTTGTAGATGGCAGAGGATGCTTGGCAAGGATGTGGTCTGGGTGCCAGGCTTTGACCATGCGGGTATTGCGACCCAGTATGTGGTGGACAAACGTCTTCAAGAAGAAGGACTAAGCAGGTTAGAGCTCGGTAGAGAAGAATTTCTCAAAAAAGTCTGGGAATGGGTTCCTATATCAAGAAACGCTATAAGACAACAGCTTGAAAAGCTCGGTGTTAGTGTAGATTGGAAGAGGGAGAGGTTTACCCTTGACGAAGGCTTTTCAAGAGCGGTCAGGCACGCCTTTAGAAGGTTATACGAAGAGGGTCTCATATACCGTGCGGAGTACATGGTAAGCTGGTGTCCAAAAGACCTAACCGCCCTTTCTGACCTTGAGGTGGAACACGAAGAAGAAGAGGGAAAGCTCTACTACATACGCTACCCTCTTGAGGACGGTTCAGGCTACATAACCGTTGCTACCACAAGACCAGAAACCATGCTCGGAGACACTGCGGTTGCGGTCCATCCTCAAGACGAAAGGTATAAGAACCTTGTAGGTAAGAAGGTTAGACTTCCCCTTGTGGATTGGAAAAGGATAGCTATGGATGGCTCAGAGGTGGAAAACCTTATCCCCATTATAGCGGATGAAAGGGTAAAGCCTGAGTTTGGAACGGGAGCGGTAAAGATAACACCCGCACATGACCCTCTGGACTTTGAAATAGGAAAGTCTCACGGTCTTGCCTTTGTGCAGGTAATGGACCAGTTTGCCAATATGAACCAAAATGCGGGCAAGTTTGCAGGGCTTGACAGATATAGTGCGAGGAAAAGGATAGTGGAGGAGCTTGAAGAACTTGGACTTCTTGAGAAGGTGGAAAATCATAGACATGCGGTTGGTAAATGTTATCGCTGTAAAACTGTTCTTGAGCCTATGGTTTCTACCCAATGGTTTCTAAAGGTCTCGGACCCCAGAATAAAAGAAAGGGCTACACAGGTAGTCAAAGAAGGTCTCATAAAATTTGTCCCAGAAAATTGGAAAAAGATATACCTCCAGTGGATGGAAAACCTCAAAGACTGGTGCATATCCCGTCAAATATGGTGGGGACATAGAATACCCGTATGGTATTGTGAGGACTGCGGGCACGAAAACGTGTTTACCGACGAAGACTTTGACAGGGTCTATGACAAACTCATCTTTAACCTCATAGCGGACCGCAAAATAAAGGAGGAATTTACTCCAGAAGAAGTAGCCAGTATACTCCACTCTCCCTCCTTTGTCCATCCAGAGCTCACCGTGTTGGACTTTTACAAGAAGTTTGCCTTTCATAAATATCACTCTACCGAAGTGGATGCTAATTCTCTAAGGCTCTTTTTCACCCAAGACCTAAACCCCATGGCTATTCTCACAGAAAAGAAGAGCAGATACAGGTATGACAGCAAGAAGAAAACCTACAGGTTTGTTTTGCGTTGTAAAAAGTGCGGTTCTGAAAATCTAAGGCAAGAAACAGACGTGCTTGATACATGGTTTTCCTCTGCCCTTTGGCCCTTTGGTGTCTTTGGCTGGCCCGAGGAGACACAAGACCTCAAGGGACTATACCCCACAGACCTCTTGGTAACAGGCTTTGACATTATCTTTTTCTGGGTTGCCCGTATGGTGATGATGGGCACTTACTTTATGGAGGATATTCCTTTCAGGGATGTATACATACATGCTCTTATAAGGGATGAAAAGGGACAGAAAATGTCCAAGACCAAGGGTAATGTGATAGACCCTCTTGATATTGTGGAGAAGTATGGTGCGGACGCACTGCGTTTTACCTTGGCTATTCTTACACAGCAGGGAAGGGATATAAGGCTCTCTGAAAAGCGTTTTGAAGGTTATAAGCACTTTGCCAACAAGCTGTGGAACGCAGGCAGGTTTATACTTATGAACCTTGAGCCAGACCTACTTACAAAGCTACCCTACTGTGCACCACCAAGGGTAGAAGACCTCTGGATAATTACAAAGTTAAATAGGACCATAGAAAAGGTAAACAAAGCCCTTTCAGAATACGAATTCTCAGAAGCTGCAAAAGAGCTATATGAGTTTATATGGAGCGAGTTTTGTGATTGGTATATAGAGTTTTCAAAGCTCAGGCTATACGCCAAACCAGAGGAGAATGTGTCAGAAGAAGAGAGAAAGGCACAAGAAGAAGCCATAAACAGAGAAAAAATAACCGTTCAGGCAACCTTACTAAACGTATTTGAAAAGACCCTTAGGCTTTTGCATCCCTTTATGCCCTTTATAACAGAGGAACTATGGCTTGAGCTTCCCACAGCCCACAGGGAAAGCATATCTTTGGCAGATTATCCCCAGCATAACCCCTCAGAGGTCTACGAAGAGGCGGAAAAGAAGGTAGAAAGGCTAAAGGAAATTATCTCTGCCATACGCTCCCTCAGAAGCGACTTAAGAATTGAACCTTCACGGAAGATAAGGCTCTACTACAAGGCAGGAGAAAGCAAGGGGCTTGTGCAGGAGTTTATGCCCCACATCTTGAGCCTTGCAAGATTAGAGAGTTTTCAAGAGGTGCAAACAGAACCACCCAACTGTGTAGCAGGCTTTTCAAGAGATTTTGAGTTTTATCTCCCCGTAGAGGAGGGTATAAAGGTTCAAGAGCTACTAAACTCCTATTCAAAAAGGCTCTCGGAAATAGAAAAGTCTTTGCAAGGCTTTCAGCAAAAGCTAAGCAACGAAAACTTCTTAAGGAGAGCCCCAGAAGAAGAAATTAACAAAGCCAAAGAATTCCTTGAAGAGCTCCGAGAGGAAAAGCAGAAGGTGGAGAGCCTACTTTCTTTTCTAAGGCGTTTGGTGTGA
- a CDS encoding cation-translocating P-type ATPase, which translates to MHHKNPEESLRELQTSPEGLSEKEVERRLTLYGYNLLREEKESKLRVFVRQFTSPFVLILFVAGFIALFLGDLKDAVVVYGILIANGLLGFYQELKAIASIEALKSLTALKVKVIRDGVEKEVDSMELVPGDLVLLGEGDVVPADMRLIESAGLMVDEAMLTGESLPVEKEAGTVLAEDTPLHARSNCLYKGTTVVRGKALGVVFATGKNTELGRIAQRLQEKSPESPLTKALGSFGRRWILILLIFLSLLVAIGIFQGRDAKTIVFFAIAQLVSAVPEGLPIVVTIALVVGAVRLSREKVLVKYLPAVETLGSATYICSDKTGTITLGKLKVSEYVAYNKRKLFLCSALCNDADALKGDPLEVALLQWLEEERVNWEALRKGYERLWEHPFDTKRRLMAVIVSGGSGFDFYVKGALESLARMCKEGCPAEVWQAHDKLAQKGLRVLAFGYARLDKVPESVDEVKIEVVGLVGFMDPPKEGVKEAVETAKRAGIRVIMITGDNLLTAKAIGSMVGIYEDKDIAIEGKDLEKYSDDELYNVLRRVGVVARATPEDKYRIVRVLQARGEIVAVTGDGANDAPALRVADLGIAMGSGSQAAKDAAKMVIVDNNLAIIVNAIKRGRLIAKNISKVIRYLLSANSFQILYNSLAIITGLPLPLYPTQILWINLVTDGVQDKAYPFTKYEGDPMREKPKNPMKVFIGREQLITLAYNGLLMALMHYFLFLHLLKNYPYELALTISFTSAVVSQWAVGVQEVSERPFFRNPIEHIKLNPYVYLGIFLGAVLQLSAITVLADYFHAVALSPRHIPYVVLLPILTFLGIELRKWFTYLRTNSTISSTLNPSKASKP; encoded by the coding sequence ATGCACCACAAGAATCCGGAGGAGAGCCTGAGGGAGCTACAAACAAGCCCTGAAGGGCTGAGCGAGAAGGAGGTGGAAAGACGGCTTACCCTTTACGGGTATAACCTGCTAAGGGAGGAAAAGGAGAGCAAGCTCAGGGTTTTTGTAAGACAGTTCACGAGCCCCTTTGTGCTTATACTCTTTGTGGCCGGCTTTATAGCCCTCTTTCTTGGAGACCTAAAGGATGCGGTAGTGGTCTATGGCATCTTGATCGCAAACGGGCTTTTGGGTTTCTATCAGGAGCTTAAGGCTATAGCCTCCATAGAGGCCCTCAAATCTCTTACCGCTCTAAAGGTTAAGGTCATAAGGGATGGTGTAGAGAAAGAAGTGGACAGCATGGAACTTGTGCCGGGAGACCTTGTTCTTCTGGGCGAGGGGGATGTGGTCCCTGCGGACATGAGGCTCATTGAGAGTGCGGGGCTTATGGTGGACGAAGCCATGCTAACTGGTGAGTCTCTGCCTGTAGAAAAGGAGGCGGGGACTGTTCTTGCAGAAGATACACCCCTTCACGCACGGAGCAACTGTCTGTATAAGGGAACTACTGTGGTAAGGGGAAAAGCACTTGGAGTAGTATTTGCCACAGGCAAGAACACGGAGCTTGGAAGAATAGCCCAGAGGCTACAAGAAAAATCCCCAGAAAGCCCCCTCACAAAAGCCCTGGGTAGCTTTGGAAGGAGGTGGATACTTATACTTCTCATCTTCCTGTCTTTGCTGGTGGCGATAGGAATATTCCAAGGGAGGGATGCAAAAACCATAGTGTTTTTTGCCATAGCTCAGCTGGTCTCTGCAGTGCCAGAGGGACTTCCCATAGTGGTCACCATAGCCCTTGTGGTGGGTGCGGTTAGACTATCAAGGGAAAAGGTGTTGGTAAAATACCTTCCAGCGGTGGAAACCCTTGGAAGTGCCACCTACATATGCTCTGACAAGACAGGCACTATAACTCTCGGCAAGCTGAAGGTCAGCGAATATGTAGCTTATAACAAAAGAAAGCTCTTTCTATGCTCCGCTCTTTGCAACGATGCGGATGCACTAAAGGGAGACCCTCTTGAGGTGGCACTCCTGCAATGGCTTGAGGAGGAAAGGGTAAACTGGGAAGCACTAAGAAAAGGCTACGAAAGACTATGGGAGCATCCCTTTGATACAAAAAGAAGGCTCATGGCGGTTATAGTCTCTGGAGGTTCTGGCTTTGACTTTTATGTGAAGGGTGCGTTAGAGAGCCTTGCCCGCATGTGCAAAGAAGGTTGTCCTGCGGAGGTTTGGCAGGCACATGATAAGCTGGCACAGAAAGGGCTGAGGGTTCTCGCCTTCGGTTATGCGAGGCTTGACAAAGTTCCAGAGAGTGTAGATGAAGTGAAGATAGAGGTGGTGGGACTTGTGGGCTTTATGGACCCGCCCAAAGAAGGGGTAAAGGAGGCGGTGGAGACCGCAAAGAGGGCAGGCATAAGGGTGATAATGATAACGGGGGATAACCTGCTGACCGCCAAAGCCATAGGGAGCATGGTGGGAATATATGAGGACAAAGACATAGCCATAGAGGGCAAGGACCTTGAAAAATACAGCGACGATGAGCTTTACAATGTGCTTAGGCGAGTAGGCGTGGTAGCAAGGGCTACGCCAGAGGATAAATACAGAATAGTAAGAGTCCTGCAGGCAAGGGGCGAAATAGTGGCGGTAACCGGCGACGGAGCCAACGACGCACCGGCTTTGAGGGTGGCAGATTTGGGTATTGCTATGGGTTCAGGCTCTCAGGCGGCAAAGGACGCCGCCAAGATGGTAATAGTGGACAACAACCTCGCCATAATAGTCAACGCCATAAAGAGAGGAAGGCTTATAGCCAAGAACATCTCAAAGGTTATAAGGTATCTACTCTCTGCCAACTCCTTCCAGATTCTATACAACTCTCTGGCAATAATCACTGGCTTGCCCCTGCCCCTTTATCCCACGCAGATACTCTGGATAAACTTGGTGACCGACGGCGTCCAAGACAAAGCCTATCCCTTTACAAAGTATGAGGGTGACCCCATGAGGGAAAAACCCAAGAACCCCATGAAGGTTTTCATAGGTAGAGAACAGCTCATAACCTTGGCTTACAATGGGCTTTTGATGGCTCTTATGCACTACTTCCTTTTTCTACACCTTCTGAAAAACTATCCTTACGAGTTGGCACTTACCATAAGTTTTACCTCGGCGGTGGTGAGCCAATGGGCGGTTGGAGTGCAGGAAGTAAGCGAAAGACCCTTCTTCAGAAATCCCATAGAGCATATAAAATTAAACCCTTATGTATACCTTGGCATTTTCCTCGGAGCTGTGCTCCAGCTATCTGCCATAACCGTGCTTGCGGATTACTTCCATGCGGTCGCCCTCTCACCAAGGCATATACCCTATGTAGTCCTCCTACCCATACTCACCTTCCTTGGCATAGAGCTGAGGAAATGGTTTACTTACCTAAGAACAAACTCCACTATCTCTTCCACCCTAAACCCTTCCAAAGCTTCCAAGCCATAA
- the atpB gene encoding F0F1 ATP synthase subunit A: protein MQELSLSHVYFGMLAMAISIGLISLAGRPSIKPTKFQAFWEGYVRFVRSMVLENMGHEGLRYVPLIASIGLFVFFSNLLGMVPGLEAPTGNVNTNLALALIVFLLYNIEGFRLHGVGYLKHFAGPNPYLAPVFFLIEVIPHLARPITLTLRLFANMKGGALLLVVLVGLVVQNPFTMVVSPVFLLFIIAIKFLAVFIQSYIFMILSVVYLAGAVSHEEH, encoded by the coding sequence ATGCAAGAGCTAAGCCTAAGCCATGTATACTTTGGCATGCTTGCCATGGCGATTTCTATAGGTCTCATTTCTCTGGCAGGTAGGCCCTCTATCAAGCCTACAAAGTTCCAAGCCTTCTGGGAAGGGTATGTGCGTTTTGTCAGGAGCATGGTTCTTGAAAACATGGGGCATGAAGGACTAAGGTATGTTCCTCTCATAGCTAGCATAGGGCTATTTGTGTTCTTTTCCAACCTCCTTGGCATGGTCCCTGGGCTTGAGGCTCCAACGGGTAATGTAAACACAAACCTAGCATTGGCTCTTATAGTCTTTCTTCTATACAACATAGAAGGCTTTAGACTGCACGGTGTAGGATACCTAAAGCACTTTGCTGGTCCAAACCCCTACCTTGCACCTGTTTTCTTCCTGATAGAAGTAATTCCCCATCTGGCCAGACCCATAACCCTTACGCTGAGGCTTTTTGCCAATATGAAGGGCGGTGCACTACTGTTGGTAGTCCTTGTTGGTCTTGTAGTTCAGAACCCATTCACTATGGTTGTTTCTCCTGTATTTTTGCTCTTCATAATAGCCATAAAGTTTCTTGCGGTCTTTATACAGTCTTATATATTCATGATATTGTCTGTTGTTTACCTTGCGGGTGCGGTATCCCATGAAGAACACTGA
- the rpmH gene encoding 50S ribosomal protein L34 yields the protein MATQRNITRISNLRRKRKSGFLARMETKSGRAIIKRRRQKGRKRLTP from the coding sequence ATGGCGACGCAAAGAAACATAACGCGGATATCAAACCTTAGACGCAAACGCAAAAGCGGTTTTCTTGCCAGAATGGAGACCAAAAGCGGAAGGGCTATCATCAAAAGGAGAAGGCAGAAGGGAAGGAAAAGGTTGACGCCTTGA
- a CDS encoding ArsA family ATPase, which produces MLLKRLVFFGGKGGVGKSTLSCGVALRLSKIDKTILLSVDPAHSLSGILGVPVGSHIKHVKERLFAVELDARVLVEEYAQRVLSALGELLPSVSSGIREYARYLKSSPTAQETAALDRLLDYCQEFTYVVVDSAPTGQMLRFFETAHMVEGWYGFLHKVAKERHKVESFMGREDKLIGFIQNRKERLETLLHVLREKALVFAVANEEPLSLQEAKEIREKLRDMKVYTVINRWHSMECDCIKVPETERPYGLEALEGFRVEEIVEFVLR; this is translated from the coding sequence GTGCTGTTGAAAAGGCTTGTATTCTTTGGAGGAAAGGGAGGCGTTGGTAAAAGCACTCTATCCTGTGGTGTAGCCCTTAGGCTCTCTAAGATAGACAAGACGATACTCCTTTCTGTTGACCCAGCCCACTCCCTGTCGGGCATACTGGGAGTGCCCGTGGGAAGCCACATAAAGCATGTCAAAGAGAGACTTTTTGCGGTGGAGCTGGATGCTCGGGTGCTGGTGGAGGAGTATGCCCAGAGGGTCCTTTCCGCCCTTGGCGAGCTCCTGCCCTCTGTAAGCTCTGGCATAAGGGAATACGCAAGGTATCTAAAAAGCTCTCCCACCGCTCAGGAAACTGCGGCTCTTGATAGGCTCTTAGACTACTGCCAAGAGTTTACTTATGTAGTGGTGGACTCTGCGCCCACTGGTCAGATGCTCAGATTTTTTGAAACCGCCCATATGGTAGAAGGATGGTATGGATTTCTCCATAAGGTTGCCAAAGAGAGACACAAGGTGGAGAGCTTTATGGGGAGGGAAGACAAACTCATAGGGTTTATACAAAACAGAAAGGAGAGGCTTGAGACACTGCTTCATGTGTTGAGGGAAAAAGCCCTTGTTTTTGCAGTTGCCAATGAGGAACCTCTCTCCCTGCAAGAAGCCAAAGAGATAAGGGAAAAGCTGAGGGACATGAAGGTTTACACTGTGATAAACCGTTGGCACAGTATGGAGTGCGATTGTATAAAAGTGCCAGAGACCGAAAGACCTTATGGCTTGGAAGCTTTGGAAGGGTTTAGGGTGGAAGAGATAGTGGAGTTTGTTCTTAGGTAA